In Juglans microcarpa x Juglans regia isolate MS1-56 chromosome 4S, Jm3101_v1.0, whole genome shotgun sequence, a single window of DNA contains:
- the LOC121263085 gene encoding 14-3-3-like protein encodes MAVAPSAREENVYMAKLAEQAERYEEMVEFMEKVTASAENEELSVEERNLLSVAYKNVIGARRASWRIISSIEQKEESRGNEDHVATICDYRSKIESELSSICDGILKLLDTRLIPSASAGDSKVFYLKMKGDYHRYLAEFKTGADRKEAAESTLTAYKSAQDIANAELAPTHPIRLGLALNFSVFHYEILNSPDRACSLAKQAFDEAIAELDTLGEESYKDSTLIMQLLRDNLTLWSSDMQDDGADEIKDAAPKPDEQQGAH; translated from the exons ATGGCGGTGGCACCCTCAGCTCGCGAAGAGAACGTGTACATGGCGAAGCTGGCCGAGCAGGCCGAACGCTACGAGGAGATGGTGGAGTTCATGGAGAAGGTCACGGCCTCAGCGGAGAACGAGGAGCTGTCCGTGGAGGAACGTAACCTCCTCTCCGTGGCCTACAAGAACGTGATCGGAGCGCGCCGAGCCTCCTGGCGCATCATCTCCTCCATCGAGCAGAAGGAGGAGAGTCGAGGCAACGAAGACCACGTCGCCACCATCTGCGACTACCGATCCAAGATCGAGTCCGAGCTCTCCTCCATCTGCGACGGCATCCTCAAGCTCCTCGACACGCGCCTCATTCCCTCCGCCTCCGCCGGCGACTCCAAGGTCTTCTACCTCAAGATGAAGGGCGATTACCACAGGTACTTGGCAGAGTTCAAGACCGGAGCCGACCGCAAGGAGGCCGCCGAGAGCACCCTCACTGCCTACAAATCCGCTCAG GATATCGCAAACGCGGAGTTGGCTCCTACACATCCAATCCGGCTTGGACTTGCTCTGAACTTCTCTGTATTTCACTACGAGATTCTGAATTCCCCCGATCGTGCTTGCAGCCTTGCTAAACAG GCTTTTGATGAAGCAATTGCTGAGTTGGATACCCTGGGCGAGGAGTCATACAAGGATAGCACTTTGATCATGCAACTTCTCCGTGACAACCTCACTCTTTGGAGCTCCGACATGCAG GATGATGGGGCAGATGAGATCAAAGATGCAGCACCCAAACCCGATGAACAGCAGGGAGCTCATTGA
- the LOC121263026 gene encoding serine/threonine-protein kinase SAPK2-like: MERYEILKEIGSGNFGVAKLVKDRWTGELFAVKFIERGHKIDEHVQREIMNHRSLKHPNIVRFKEVLLTPTHLAIVMEYAAGGELFERICNAGRFSENESRFFFQQLISGVSYCHSMQICHRDLKLENTLLDGSTAPCVKICDFGYSKSSVFHSQPKSTVGTPAYIAPEVLSKKEYDGKIADVWSSGVTLYVMLVGAYPFGDPNDPRNFRKTIGRILSVHYEIPDFVQVSMECRHLLSRIFVANPEKRITIPEIKNHPWFLKNLPVELMEGGSWQSNDVNNPSQSIEEVLSIIQEAMKPLAVPEVGAHILGGSIDLDLDADADLEDIETSGDFVCPL, encoded by the exons ATGGAACGGTATGAGATTCTGAAAGAAATTGGGTCTGGGAATTTTGGAGTAGCCAAGCTGGTTAAAGATAGGTGGACCGGAGAACTCTTTGCTgttaagtttattgagagaggcCACAAG ATTGATGAACATGTTCAAAGGGAAATCATGAACCATAGGTCATTGAAGCATCCTAATATTGTTAGATTCAAAGAG GTCCTGCTAACGCCAACACATTTAGCTATAGTAATGGAGTATGCTGCTGGAGGTGAACTCTTTGAGAGGATATGCAATGCTGGTAGATTTAGTGAAAATGAG tCAAGGTTTTTCTTTCAGCAACTGATATCGGGGGTCAGCTACTGTCATTCAATG CAAATCTGTCATAGAGATCTTAAACTTGAAAATACACTCTTAGATGGCAGCACAGCACCATGTgttaaaatatgtgattttggGTACTCAAAG TCATCTGTGTTCCATTCACAACCGAAGTCTACTGTAGGGACACCAGCGTACATTGCACCTGAGGTCTTGTCTAAGAAAGAATATGATGGAAAG ATTGCAGATGTTTGGTCCTCTGGTGTCACCTTATATGTGATGCTAGTTGGGGCTTATCCATTTGGAGATCCTAATGATCCGAGAAACTTCAGAAAAACAATTGGG CGGATACTTAGTGTCCACTATGAAATTCCTGATTTTGTCCAAGTTTCCATGGAATGTAGACATCTTCTATCTCGGATATTCGTTGCCAACCCCGAAAAG AGAATAACTATCCCAGAAATTAAAAACCACCCAtggttcttaaagaacttgccTGTAGAACTAATGGAAGGAGGAAGCTGGCAGAGTAATGATGTAAATAACCCCTCACAGAGCATCGAGGAAGTATTGTCTATTATTCAAGAGGCAATGAAACCTCTTGCGGTCCCCGAGGTTGGCGCGCATATCCTCGGAGGAAGCATCGATCTTGACTTAGATGCTGATGCAGATCTTGAAGATATAGAAACAAGTGGTGATTTTGTGTGCCCACTATGA
- the LOC121263040 gene encoding VQ motif-containing protein 9-like codes for MMDKSCQSTTITAATTSATTNSSGSNNNTNRDQYLRHLNMLSHKISKPSIKKSSTDPANQSQSLNQNHPQSQPASQQPQVQQQVQAQAQQQHQPPVYNINKNDFRDVVQKLTGSPVHRRFSTPQPIQAPRPPSSRLHRIRPPPLAHVCNRPPPLLDSGDLRAQQPIINPNIPITAPTSSFGQFGQPITPLSPLPPFPSVHTVAESPVSAHMRYLQNPVSTVDSNPTQFSGFSPLAPLVSPRWNNLIPPPHQGLTPPPSATIPSQPQFPMPTSPLPFGCFNSPRSPYPLLSPGLLFSPSPGQLGFPQLPLSPTVQVESPRWRAV; via the coding sequence ATGATGGATAAAAGCTGTCAATCCACCACTATCACTGCCGCTACCACGTCTGCTACCACAAACAGCAGCGGTAGCAATAATAATACCAACAGAGACCAATACCTCAGACACCTCAACATGCTTTCCCACAAGATCTCTAAACCCAGCATCAAAAAATCCTCTACTGATCCCGCCAATCAAAGTCAAAGTCTTAATCAAAATCACCCTCAATCACAACCAGCCTCACAACAGCCACAGGTCCAGCAGCAGGTACAGGCACAGGCGCAGCAGCAACATCAGCCGCCGGTGTACAATATCAACAAGAACGACTTCAGGGACGTGGTCCAGAAGCTCACAGGCTCACCGGTACACAGGCGTTTCTCGACGCCGCAACCTATTCAAGCACCCAGGCCTCCCAGCTCCCGACTCCATCGTATTCGCCCTCCACCCCTTGCGCACGTTTGCAATCGGCCCCCTCCCCTGCTAGACAGCGGCGATCTCCGTGCACAGCAACCCATTATAAACCCAAATATCCCCATCACCGCCCCGACTTCCAGCTTTGGTCAATTTGGACAACCCATAACGCCGTTATCCCCTTTGCCGCCGTTCCCATCCGTCCACACGGTGGCCGAGTCGCCCGTCTCGGCCCACATGCGATACCTCCAAAACCCAGTCTCCACCGTCGATTCGAACCCTACGCAATTCTCGGGATTCTCGCCGCTAGCACCTCTAGTCTCGCCCCGCTGGAACAATTTAATTCCCCCGCCGCATCAGGGATTAACTCCTCCGCCATCGGCTACGATACCGTCACAGCCGCAGTTTCCGATGCCGACCTCACCGCTTCCATTCGGGTGTTTTAATTCGCCGAGGTCACCGTACCCCTTACTTTCCCCAGGCCTGCTGTTTTCGCCTTCGCCCGGTCAATTAGGGTTTCCACAGCTCCCGCTTTCGCCAACAGTACAGGTTGAGAGCCCCAGATGGAGGGCCGTCTGA